In Marinobacter sp. M3C, the genomic stretch TACTGCACCTTTACGATCACGTCGGTTCCATCGTGCATCCGCGCCCGATGCACCTGGCCTATCGAGGCCGCCGCGTAAGGTGCTTCCTGCAGGTACTCGTAAAGCTCGTGCACCGGTTTGCCCAAGGCGGTTTCAATTTGCTGGCGAATCACCTCGAAGGGCATGGGCGGCGCTTCTTTTTGAAGCTTTTGCAGGGCGTCAGAAAATTCCCGGGGTAAAAAATCTTGGGTTTGCGATGCTATTTGGCCCACCTTCATGGCAGCGCCTTTCATTTCCCCCAGAGTGTCGGTAATGCGCGATGCCATACGGCTGTAGCTCTCGCTGCGCGCACCTTCGTCGTTTTCACCGCTAAAAAAACTGCGTGCCTTTTGGCCAGCGAATTGTCCGGCCACGGAGGCAGTCATGCCTGCGAGTTTGAAAAAACGACCACTGCGGGTGGTAACCGGTTTTTTTGCCATGCCAGATATACGCTCCTAACCAAAAAACGATTCAGCGTCGTCACGTTAAACCACGCTTAAGGCTGTTGTCTAAATCACTCTTTATATCACTCTTTAAATCACTCTTTATATCACTCTGGTCGACACCGACAGGCGATCTTCCAGCGTCAGTTGCAGGATTTGTCCGGATTCCAGTGGCCCGACACCTTTGGGCGTACCAGTCAGTATTACATCCCCGGGTAACAGAGAGAACTGTGTACTGATGTGGGCAATCAGGGGCACCAGTGGAAACAGCATGTCGGCGGTGTCGCCGCTTTGCTGACGCTCGCCGTCTATATCCAGGCTGAAGTGCAGGCGGCGCTTGTTAAGCTCGTTGGCTGGTATGAATGGCGTGAGTGGGCAGGCGCGATCAAATCCTTTAGCTCGCTCCCATGGCTGCCCCTGCTCTTTTAGCCGGCTTTGCAGGTCGCGCAGGGTCAAATCCAGCGCCAGGCCATAACCCAGTATCGCCGCTTCTGCATCGCTGGCGGAGGCGTTGGTCAGGGGTTTGCCAATCAGCACTGCCAATTCGGTTTCAAAGTGCACGGCGCCTTGATCCCGCGGGAAGTCCAGAGGTCTGGTCAGGTGTACCGCGGCGGTGGCGGGTTTTATGAACAGCAGGGGCTCGGTCGGGACCGGGTTGTTCAGTTCTTTGGCGTGTTCGGCATAGTTACGGCCGATGCAGACAATTTTGCCCAGGGGCAAATGAATAGGGGTGGCGTCGTGCCAATGGTGCTGATAATTCACGATAGTGTCCTCCGAAATCTGCGTAAATTCAGGAAACTCGTTGAGAACAGCGTTTTCGCACCTCTTAACCAACTTCCTGCATTCACTCAGGTTTGAGGGCGGCTTATTCTCCCTCGAATGAGCATACAGTATAAACCGCTAAGCCTTCGGCTCGCAGCTTGTCAGAACCGCCCAGGTCAGGCAGATCGATCATCGCCGCTACTTCTACAATTTCGGCGCCAATCCGGCGAATCAGCCGGGAGGCCGCTAGCATGGTGCCACCGGTGGCGATCAGATCATCGACTAGCACCACTTTGTCGCCGGGTTTGAGGGCGTCTTTGTGCAGCTCCACCGAGGCGGTGCCGTATTCCAGTTCGTAGTCTTCCACTAAGGTATCAAACGGAAGCTTGCCTTTCTTGCGAATCAACACCAGCGAGGCGTTCAGTTCATACGCCAGGGCAGAGCCAATGATAAAGCCACGGGCATCTACCGCCGCAATCGCGTCTATTTGCTGGTCGTGGTAGCGGTGTACAAAGGCATCAATCAGTTTGCGAAACGCGGTTTTGTTCTGTAGCACCGTCGTGATGTCGCGGAAAGTAACACCGGGTTTCGGCCAGTCCGGAACCGTGCGGATAGCCTGCTTGATGCTCTGAGAAAAGTAATCCATGAAACCCCTGCCTTACTCCCGGGCGCCGCTTACGCGACATCCAGGAAAATGAATTTAAGAATAAACACCAGAGCGATAACAATCACGCTCAGATTGAGATCAGACCAACGACCGCTCAGGGCTTTCAATACCGCGTAGGTGATAAAGCCTAGAGCGATGCCGTTAGCA encodes the following:
- a CDS encoding fumarylacetoacetate hydrolase family protein gives rise to the protein MNYQHHWHDATPIHLPLGKIVCIGRNYAEHAKELNNPVPTEPLLFIKPATAAVHLTRPLDFPRDQGAVHFETELAVLIGKPLTNASASDAEAAILGYGLALDLTLRDLQSRLKEQGQPWERAKGFDRACPLTPFIPANELNKRRLHFSLDIDGERQQSGDTADMLFPLVPLIAHISTQFSLLPGDVILTGTPKGVGPLESGQILQLTLEDRLSVSTRVI
- a CDS encoding adenine phosphoribosyltransferase, which gives rise to MDYFSQSIKQAIRTVPDWPKPGVTFRDITTVLQNKTAFRKLIDAFVHRYHDQQIDAIAAVDARGFIIGSALAYELNASLVLIRKKGKLPFDTLVEDYELEYGTASVELHKDALKPGDKVVLVDDLIATGGTMLAASRLIRRIGAEIVEVAAMIDLPDLGGSDKLRAEGLAVYTVCSFEGE